In one Nocardioides luteus genomic region, the following are encoded:
- a CDS encoding cytochrome P450, with translation MPLKITPPVRTPGIAGRTLHQVERTAKQGVRWALGHGLPRTVITRAAKKGDLQGDLILSGPGSHTFDLIDLFEEVRAQGPLYRGAFSQVATDQAVIREVLTSSDFVTGFFAPDAGGGWMAKAGTWAASDVFNPIQPPSLLATEPPAHTRYRKLVTRVFTVKAVERLRGRTEEIARELLDDLEKSGASEVDLVSRYCGLLPITVISEVLGVPVELRERMLEMGKGAALSLDIGLDWGTFRGMEASLEEFDTWLRGHLDHIAAHPGDDLLSQLVAVREDGDRLSEHELRAIAGLVFAAGFETTVNLIGNGIALLHDNPEQLDILRDRPDLWANAADEVLRLDPPVLLTGRVARQDSVIAGQPIPRGTIINTILAAANRDPAVFTDPHVFDVTRENARDHISFSSGRHFCLGAALARMEGEIGLRLLFERFPDLKLLDGRERHPTRILRGYSHLPARLA, from the coding sequence ATGCCGCTCAAGATCACGCCGCCGGTCCGCACGCCGGGGATCGCCGGCCGGACGCTCCACCAGGTGGAGCGCACCGCCAAGCAGGGTGTGCGCTGGGCGCTGGGGCACGGGTTGCCGCGTACGGTCATCACCCGAGCCGCGAAGAAGGGCGATCTCCAGGGCGACCTGATCCTCAGCGGACCGGGGTCGCACACCTTCGACCTGATCGACCTCTTCGAGGAGGTGCGCGCGCAGGGGCCGCTCTATCGCGGCGCGTTCAGCCAGGTCGCGACCGACCAGGCGGTCATCCGCGAGGTGCTGACGAGCTCCGACTTCGTGACCGGGTTCTTCGCGCCCGACGCGGGCGGCGGATGGATGGCGAAGGCCGGCACCTGGGCGGCCAGCGACGTATTCAACCCGATCCAGCCGCCGTCGCTGCTCGCGACCGAGCCGCCGGCCCACACCCGCTACCGCAAGCTCGTCACGCGCGTGTTCACGGTGAAGGCCGTCGAGCGGCTGCGCGGGCGCACCGAGGAGATCGCCCGCGAGCTTCTCGACGACCTGGAGAAGTCGGGGGCCTCCGAGGTCGATCTCGTCTCGCGCTACTGCGGGCTGCTGCCGATCACGGTCATCTCGGAGGTGCTCGGGGTGCCGGTCGAGCTCCGCGAGCGCATGCTCGAGATGGGTAAGGGCGCCGCGCTGAGCCTCGACATCGGGCTCGACTGGGGCACCTTCCGCGGGATGGAGGCGTCGCTGGAGGAGTTCGACACCTGGCTGCGTGGACACCTCGACCATATCGCCGCCCATCCCGGTGACGACCTGCTGAGCCAGCTCGTCGCGGTACGCGAGGACGGTGACCGGCTCAGCGAGCACGAGCTGCGCGCGATCGCCGGCCTGGTCTTCGCCGCCGGCTTCGAGACCACCGTGAACCTGATCGGCAACGGGATCGCGCTGCTCCACGACAACCCCGAACAGCTCGACATCCTGCGCGACCGCCCCGACCTGTGGGCGAACGCCGCCGACGAGGTGCTCCGGCTCGACCCGCCGGTGCTGCTGACCGGCCGGGTCGCCCGTCAGGACTCGGTGATCGCGGGGCAGCCGATCCCGCGCGGCACGATCATCAACACCATCCTCGCCGCCGCCAACCGCGATCCGGCGGTGTTCACCGACCCGCACGTGTTCGACGTGACCCGGGAGAACGCCCGCGACCACATCTCCTTTTCCAGCGGCCGCCACTTCTGTCTCGGTGCGGCCCTGGCCAGGATGGAGGGGGAGATCGGCCTCCGGCTCCTCTTCGAGCGCTTCCCGGACCTGAAGCTCCTCGACGGCCGCGAGCGCCACCCCACCCGCATCCTCCGCGGCTACTCCCACCTGCCCGCGCGTCTCGCCTGA
- a CDS encoding helix-turn-helix transcriptional regulator gives MGHDESPTARALLTLELLQSSPGITAERLGERLRVTERAARRYVAILREAGIPVESERGPYGGYRLGRGMRTPLIFTTAEALGLVMALLDGHHDIADATGPVGSAVGKIGRVLPESLAQTVAAVRRTISAVPDQSAVSPDPDITTSLVQACDSRRRTTIAYTTENGNERKMVVDPWAVVVRHARWYLLCWSHTAEARRVLRVDRMGAVDIEETSFVRPEIDPVTEVEEHLGEGWAYSVEVVFEAPFAQVDRYLPRVLGRLEPVDDGRCRLVGSTNSPSWYAQELARQAVPFHVVEGDEVRRCVADLGQRLLEAAEPR, from the coding sequence ATGGGACATGACGAGAGCCCGACAGCACGGGCGCTGCTCACCCTCGAGCTGCTGCAGTCCTCCCCCGGCATCACCGCCGAGCGGCTGGGCGAGCGGCTGCGGGTGACCGAGCGCGCCGCTCGACGTTACGTCGCGATCCTGCGAGAGGCCGGGATCCCGGTCGAGTCCGAGCGCGGCCCCTACGGTGGCTATCGCCTGGGCCGCGGGATGCGTACGCCGCTGATCTTCACCACCGCGGAGGCGCTCGGTCTGGTGATGGCCCTGCTCGACGGCCACCACGACATCGCCGACGCCACCGGCCCGGTCGGCAGCGCGGTCGGCAAGATCGGCCGGGTGCTGCCCGAGTCGCTGGCCCAGACGGTGGCCGCGGTGCGGCGTACGATCTCCGCCGTTCCGGACCAGAGCGCCGTCTCCCCCGACCCGGACATCACCACCAGCCTGGTCCAGGCCTGCGACTCCCGTCGGCGGACGACCATCGCCTACACGACCGAGAACGGCAACGAGCGCAAGATGGTCGTCGACCCGTGGGCGGTCGTCGTGCGCCACGCCCGCTGGTACCTGCTCTGCTGGTCGCACACCGCCGAGGCCCGCCGGGTGCTCCGGGTCGACCGGATGGGCGCGGTCGACATCGAGGAGACCTCGTTCGTACGTCCCGAGATCGACCCCGTCACCGAGGTCGAGGAGCACCTCGGGGAGGGCTGGGCCTACTCGGTCGAGGTCGTCTTCGAGGCCCCGTTCGCGCAGGTCGACCGCTATCTCCCGCGCGTCCTGGGCCGTCTCGAACCCGTCGACGACGGCCGCTGCCGTCTCGTCGGGAGCACCAACAGCCCGAGCTGGTACGCCCAGGAGCTCGCCCGTCAGGCCGTGCCGTTCCACGTCGTCGAGGGGGACGAGGTACGCCGCTGCGTCGCTGACCTGGGTCAGCGACTGCTCGAGGCCGCCGAGCCCCGCTGA
- a CDS encoding histidine phosphatase family protein — translation MRLLLIRHGQTPSNVSGALDTAFPGAGLTELGLSQAAAVPDALAGERIAGLYASRLVRTQLTAQPLADRLGLPVVVQEGFEEINAGHLEMATDKESVTAYLEALADWIAGTLETPVPGGEAGHEFLARFDAAVQAVVKQHEPEDTVAIVSHGAAIRMWTGLRTARSPAFGDDNRIRNTGLAVVEGSPDEGWTTISWNNDPLGGAHLIGEGF, via the coding sequence ATGAGACTTCTGCTGATCAGACACGGCCAGACCCCGAGCAACGTCTCGGGGGCGCTCGACACCGCCTTCCCCGGCGCCGGGCTGACGGAGCTCGGACTGTCCCAGGCCGCGGCGGTGCCGGATGCGCTGGCGGGCGAGAGGATCGCGGGGCTCTACGCCTCCCGGCTGGTGCGTACGCAGCTGACCGCTCAGCCGCTCGCCGACCGGCTCGGGTTGCCGGTCGTGGTGCAGGAGGGGTTCGAGGAGATCAACGCGGGTCACCTGGAGATGGCCACCGACAAGGAGTCGGTGACGGCCTATCTCGAGGCGCTCGCCGACTGGATCGCCGGCACGCTGGAGACCCCGGTCCCGGGTGGCGAGGCGGGCCATGAGTTCCTGGCGCGCTTCGACGCCGCCGTCCAGGCCGTGGTCAAGCAGCACGAGCCCGAGGACACGGTCGCGATCGTCTCGCACGGTGCGGCGATCCGGATGTGGACCGGCCTGCGCACCGCGCGGTCGCCCGCGTTCGGCGACGACAACCGGATCCGCAACACCGGGCTCGCGGTCGTCGAGGGCAGCCCCGACGAGGGCTGGACGACGATCTCGTGGAACAACGACCCGCTGGGCGGAGCCCACCTGATCGGCGAGGGCTTTTGA
- a CDS encoding YnfA family protein, whose amino-acid sequence MILRSLLLFALAAVAEIGGAWLVWQGLREHRGWLWVGAGFIALGLYGVVATLQPDAHFGRILAAYGGVFVVGSIAWGMAMDGYRPDRWDIAGAALCLAGMGMIMYAPRG is encoded by the coding sequence TTGATCCTCCGCTCGCTCCTGCTCTTCGCGCTGGCGGCGGTCGCCGAGATCGGCGGCGCCTGGCTCGTCTGGCAGGGACTCCGGGAGCACCGCGGCTGGCTGTGGGTGGGCGCCGGATTCATCGCGCTCGGCCTCTACGGCGTCGTCGCCACGCTTCAGCCCGACGCCCACTTCGGGCGGATCCTGGCGGCGTACGGCGGGGTCTTCGTCGTCGGCTCGATCGCCTGGGGGATGGCGATGGACGGCTACCGGCCCGACCGGTGGGACATCGCCGGGGCGGCGCTGTGCCTGGCCGGGATGGGCATGATCATGTACGCGCCGCGTGGGTGA
- a CDS encoding NUDIX hydrolase translates to MASEEDSPRTFVPVPPEERPRRSRSTARVLLIDDRDRILLFADSDPGIPGVQWWITPGGGIDDGESEAAAAVREVEEETGLRITEADLIGPTMRRTVVHGYSDVVIDQQDFFFACWVPAFEVSTAGHTEEEQLTMAAYRWWTRAELASTDEEIWPAVLLDLWKDADVRRESAAPADPADGGWVEESTVPA, encoded by the coding sequence ATGGCGTCCGAGGAAGACTCACCCCGCACCTTCGTCCCCGTCCCGCCGGAGGAGCGGCCCCGCCGCAGCCGCAGCACGGCTCGCGTACTCCTGATCGACGACCGCGACCGGATCCTGCTCTTCGCCGACTCCGACCCGGGGATCCCGGGCGTGCAGTGGTGGATCACCCCCGGCGGCGGGATCGACGACGGCGAGAGCGAGGCGGCCGCGGCCGTGCGCGAGGTCGAGGAGGAGACCGGTCTGCGGATCACCGAGGCCGACCTGATCGGCCCGACGATGCGACGGACCGTGGTCCACGGCTACAGCGACGTGGTCATCGACCAGCAGGACTTCTTCTTCGCGTGCTGGGTGCCGGCCTTCGAGGTCTCCACCGCCGGCCACACCGAGGAGGAGCAGCTCACCATGGCGGCCTACCGCTGGTGGACACGCGCAGAGCTCGCGTCCACCGACGAGGAGATCTGGCCGGCGGTGCTGCTCGATCTGTGGAAGGACGCCGACGTACGCCGCGAGTCGGCCGCCCCAGCTGATCCGGCCGACGGCGGGTGGGTGGAGGAGTCGACGGTTCCGGCCTGA
- a CDS encoding dihydrolipoyl dehydrogenase family protein → MSEAIECDVVVIGLGPGGEHVAGSLARAGLRVVGVDERLVGGECPYFGCIPTKMMVHAAQKLRDARLVEGRAGSAIVTADWKPVADRIRDEATDDWDDQVAVDRLVAAGGTFARGRGRITGPRTVTVTAKDGTETSYVAARGIVLNTGTAPAAPPVPGLADAPYWTNRDAVRLTELPASLAILGGGAIGCELAQVFATFGVRVTVVEASDRLLPPEEPEASAAIKQAFEDAGITVLTGARAQQVSHDGSEFTLDLGESAVTAERLLVAAGRRANLGDLGLEHVGLDPQARVLDPDERMRVADGVWAVGDITGKGAFTHVSMYQADVVIRDLTGIDGPWADYRAVGRVTFTAPEVGSVGLSEADARERGITVRTATGDLGTRGWIAEDPGPIKLVADADRGVLVGGTVVGAAGGEILGMVATAVHAEIPIATLADMHFAYPTAHRGLQTVLRALLD, encoded by the coding sequence ATGAGCGAAGCGATCGAGTGCGACGTCGTGGTGATCGGCCTCGGACCGGGTGGCGAGCACGTCGCCGGGAGCCTGGCCCGGGCGGGTCTGCGGGTCGTCGGTGTGGACGAGCGTCTGGTCGGTGGCGAGTGCCCCTACTTCGGCTGCATCCCGACCAAGATGATGGTGCACGCCGCGCAGAAGCTCCGCGACGCACGTCTGGTCGAGGGGCGCGCCGGCTCCGCCATCGTCACCGCGGACTGGAAGCCGGTCGCCGACCGGATCCGCGACGAGGCGACCGACGACTGGGACGACCAGGTAGCCGTCGACCGGCTGGTCGCCGCGGGCGGAACCTTCGCCCGGGGACGTGGGCGCATCACCGGGCCCCGCACGGTCACGGTCACCGCCAAAGACGGCACGGAGACGTCGTACGTCGCGGCGCGGGGCATCGTGCTCAACACCGGCACCGCGCCGGCCGCGCCGCCGGTTCCCGGGCTCGCCGACGCCCCTTACTGGACCAACCGCGACGCCGTCCGGCTGACCGAGCTCCCGGCATCGCTCGCGATCCTGGGTGGCGGGGCGATCGGCTGCGAGCTCGCCCAGGTGTTCGCCACCTTCGGCGTCCGGGTGACGGTCGTCGAGGCGTCCGACCGGCTTCTCCCTCCCGAGGAGCCCGAGGCCTCGGCCGCGATCAAGCAGGCCTTCGAGGACGCCGGGATCACCGTGCTCACCGGAGCCCGTGCCCAGCAGGTCTCCCATGACGGCTCCGAGTTCACGCTCGACCTCGGCGAGAGTGCGGTCACCGCGGAGCGGCTGCTGGTCGCCGCCGGACGCCGCGCGAACCTGGGTGACCTGGGCCTGGAGCACGTCGGCCTCGACCCGCAGGCCAGGGTCCTCGACCCGGACGAGCGGATGCGGGTCGCCGACGGTGTCTGGGCCGTCGGCGACATCACCGGCAAGGGCGCCTTCACCCACGTGTCGATGTACCAGGCCGACGTCGTGATCCGTGACCTCACCGGCATCGACGGTCCGTGGGCGGACTACCGGGCGGTCGGGCGGGTCACCTTCACCGCTCCCGAGGTCGGCTCGGTCGGCCTCTCCGAGGCCGACGCGCGCGAGCGGGGCATCACGGTGCGTACGGCGACCGGTGACCTCGGCACCCGCGGCTGGATCGCCGAGGACCCGGGACCGATCAAGCTCGTCGCCGACGCCGACCGAGGCGTCCTCGTCGGCGGCACCGTCGTCGGGGCGGCAGGGGGCGAGATCCTCGGCATGGTGGCCACCGCGGTCCACGCCGAGATCCCGATCGCGACCCTGGCGGACATGCACTTCGCCTACCCGACGGCCCACCGCGGGCTGCAGACCGTGCTTCGCGCCCTGCTCGACTGA
- a CDS encoding VOC family protein, which translates to MNTTAATALKLEAVVIPVADVDRSKKFYDGLGWRLDADFEFDNGFRVVQFTPPGSPASIQFGTNITTAEPGTAEGLYLVVSDVQKARDALEAEGVDISDVFHPEVPGAQFRPLSGDGRLAGAADERASYGSFASFADPDGNTYLLQEVTTRLPGRIDDTATSYATASDLTEALKRVAVAHGEHEARNGGEYDEAWPEWYAAYMLAEFHGEPLPE; encoded by the coding sequence ATGAACACCACTGCAGCCACGGCGCTGAAGCTCGAGGCAGTCGTCATCCCGGTCGCCGACGTGGACCGGTCGAAGAAGTTCTACGACGGTCTGGGCTGGCGCCTCGACGCCGACTTCGAGTTCGACAACGGCTTCCGGGTCGTGCAGTTCACGCCCCCGGGCTCGCCCGCGTCGATCCAGTTCGGCACCAACATCACCACCGCGGAGCCGGGCACGGCCGAGGGTCTCTACCTGGTCGTCTCCGACGTCCAGAAGGCGCGCGACGCTCTCGAGGCCGAGGGTGTCGACATCAGCGACGTCTTCCACCCCGAGGTCCCCGGCGCCCAGTTCCGGCCGCTCTCCGGTGACGGACGCCTGGCCGGCGCTGCCGACGAGCGCGCGAGCTACGGGTCGTTCGCGTCCTTCGCGGACCCGGACGGCAACACCTACCTGCTCCAGGAGGTCACCACCCGACTCCCCGGGCGGATCGACGACACCGCGACGTCGTACGCCACGGCGAGCGACCTGACGGAGGCGCTCAAGCGGGTGGCGGTCGCCCACGGCGAGCACGAGGCCCGCAACGGCGGTGAGTACGACGAGGCCTGGCCCGAGTGGTACGCGGCCTACATGCTCGCCGAGTTCCACGGCGAGCCGCTGCCCGAGTGA
- a CDS encoding helix-turn-helix transcriptional regulator: MGVRITAFRGRTKERDRLDDALHRLRNGEGGALVLRGEAGIGKTTLLDYVSDRASGCRVAEVTGTESELELPFAALHQLCAPMFDLLPGLPGPQEQALQVAFGNVVGPAPDKFVVGLAVLGLLSEAATGRPVLCVVDDAQWIDEPSIQVLGFVARRLAAESVLLVFAVREPAAEQLLAGIPALHLSGLEHEEAVDLLASALPGHLDSRVRDRIVAETRGNPLALLELAQRGASELMGGFAFPAIHPGSLHDHYVRRIRALPDLTRRLLLLAAAEPTGDATVLWRAAQAMGLTPADSEPAAEEQLFEVGGQARFGHPLMRSAAYAAGTPEQRREVNAALAAALDAGTEPERRIWHLAAATTGTDDGIADALHEAAGRARARGGVAAAASFLQRAASLTADPRQRAERTLAAAQANLDAGRYEAALALSAEAEADAVDDLQRARAELVRALTGRAARSGSEAPAALARAARRLEPLDPHLARETHLDAWGAALVAGALADPDGDLTVVSRAACSAPSPSTTTPRDALGPGLATLVSDGTAAAVPMLREAVTSYLGGDVPTDDFLRRGVLVANAALSLWDFEAWDTATSRHVELARAAGALAPLANALNAHRVVALWRGDVDQARDLGLEEQRVKEVTGTQRASYGELFLLAYQGNAIQAEPVIASAAAEATARGEGLGLQITERATALLHLGLGHYERAYEAAERAGAGNLGPFTAQALPDLVEAAVRSGSTDAATTALERLAAYAEVPGSDWAAGLLARSRALVAEGDVAERSYVEAVERLERTRLRFELARTRLLFGEWLRRERRRGDARVHLKAAFEDFAAMGADGFAERTRHELLATGEKVRRRTADTLDDLTAQESQIAHMARDGRTNQEIGSELYISARTVEWHLRKVFGKLGITSRRELRDALPDH, encoded by the coding sequence ATGGGCGTACGGATCACCGCCTTTCGCGGTCGTACGAAGGAGCGGGACCGACTCGACGACGCGCTGCACCGCCTTCGCAACGGCGAGGGCGGTGCCCTCGTGCTGCGCGGTGAGGCCGGCATCGGCAAGACGACCCTGCTGGACTACGTCTCCGACCGCGCGAGCGGGTGCCGGGTCGCGGAGGTGACCGGGACGGAGTCCGAGCTGGAGCTGCCGTTCGCCGCCCTGCACCAGCTCTGCGCCCCGATGTTCGACCTGCTCCCCGGGCTCCCTGGTCCCCAGGAGCAGGCGCTGCAGGTGGCGTTCGGGAACGTCGTAGGGCCTGCTCCGGACAAGTTCGTCGTCGGACTGGCGGTGCTCGGTCTGCTGTCGGAGGCGGCGACCGGCCGGCCCGTCCTCTGCGTGGTGGACGACGCCCAGTGGATCGACGAGCCGTCGATCCAGGTCCTCGGCTTCGTGGCCAGGCGGCTGGCCGCCGAGTCGGTGCTGCTGGTGTTCGCCGTGCGCGAGCCCGCGGCGGAGCAGCTGCTCGCCGGTATCCCCGCGCTCCATCTCTCCGGGCTCGAGCACGAGGAGGCGGTCGACCTGCTGGCGTCCGCACTGCCCGGCCATCTCGACAGCCGGGTCCGGGACCGGATCGTCGCCGAGACCCGCGGCAACCCGTTGGCCCTGCTGGAGCTGGCGCAGCGAGGCGCCTCCGAGCTGATGGGCGGGTTCGCGTTCCCCGCGATCCATCCCGGCAGCCTGCACGACCACTACGTCCGCCGCATCCGCGCCCTCCCCGACCTGACCCGCCGGCTCCTTCTCCTCGCCGCGGCCGAACCCACGGGCGACGCCACCGTGCTGTGGCGGGCAGCGCAGGCGATGGGACTCACCCCTGCCGACTCGGAGCCGGCCGCCGAGGAGCAGCTCTTCGAGGTCGGAGGGCAGGCCCGCTTCGGGCACCCACTGATGCGCAGCGCCGCCTACGCCGCGGGGACGCCCGAGCAACGACGTGAGGTCAACGCCGCCCTGGCCGCGGCCCTCGACGCCGGGACCGAGCCGGAACGCAGGATCTGGCACCTCGCGGCGGCGACCACCGGGACGGACGACGGGATCGCCGACGCCCTCCACGAGGCCGCCGGCCGCGCCCGCGCTCGCGGGGGAGTGGCGGCGGCAGCGTCCTTCCTGCAGCGCGCCGCCTCCCTCACCGCCGATCCTCGGCAACGAGCCGAGCGGACCCTCGCCGCGGCACAGGCCAACCTCGACGCAGGCAGGTACGAAGCAGCGCTCGCGCTCTCCGCCGAGGCGGAGGCCGACGCCGTCGACGACCTCCAGCGTGCCCGCGCCGAGCTCGTGCGCGCGCTCACCGGCCGGGCGGCCAGGTCCGGCAGCGAGGCTCCCGCGGCGCTTGCCAGGGCCGCCCGACGACTCGAACCCCTTGACCCGCACCTGGCACGCGAGACCCACCTGGACGCATGGGGAGCAGCCCTGGTCGCCGGTGCCCTGGCCGACCCGGACGGTGACCTGACCGTGGTCTCGCGGGCCGCCTGCTCCGCACCGTCCCCGAGCACGACCACCCCGCGAGATGCGCTCGGCCCCGGCCTGGCCACCCTGGTCTCGGACGGTACGGCCGCGGCGGTACCCATGCTCCGCGAGGCGGTGACGTCCTACCTCGGTGGAGACGTACCCACCGACGACTTCCTGCGCCGCGGCGTACTGGTCGCCAACGCCGCCCTGTCGCTGTGGGACTTCGAGGCCTGGGATACCGCGACCAGCCGACACGTCGAGCTGGCCCGCGCGGCCGGTGCGCTCGCGCCGTTGGCCAACGCACTCAACGCCCACCGCGTCGTCGCGCTCTGGCGTGGCGACGTCGACCAGGCCCGCGATCTCGGCCTCGAGGAGCAACGGGTCAAAGAGGTCACCGGGACCCAGCGGGCGTCGTACGGCGAGCTGTTCCTGCTGGCGTACCAGGGCAACGCCATCCAGGCGGAGCCGGTCATCGCATCAGCCGCCGCGGAGGCGACTGCCCGTGGCGAGGGCCTCGGTCTGCAGATCACCGAGCGTGCAACCGCGCTGCTCCACCTCGGCCTCGGCCACTATGAGAGGGCGTACGAGGCGGCGGAGCGCGCCGGCGCCGGCAACCTCGGGCCCTTCACGGCCCAGGCCCTGCCCGACCTGGTCGAGGCGGCCGTACGCAGCGGCTCGACGGACGCTGCGACGACAGCGCTGGAGCGGCTGGCGGCCTACGCCGAGGTTCCCGGCTCGGACTGGGCGGCCGGGCTGCTCGCGCGCTCTCGCGCCCTGGTCGCTGAGGGCGACGTGGCGGAGCGCTCCTACGTCGAGGCGGTCGAGCGCCTCGAGCGCACCCGTCTGCGCTTCGAGCTGGCCCGCACGCGGCTGCTGTTCGGCGAATGGCTGCGCCGTGAGCGGCGGCGTGGCGATGCCCGCGTCCACCTCAAGGCCGCCTTCGAGGACTTCGCGGCGATGGGAGCCGACGGCTTCGCCGAACGTACCCGACACGAGCTGCTCGCCACCGGTGAGAAGGTCCGCAGACGGACCGCGGACACCCTCGACGACCTCACGGCGCAGGAGAGCCAGATCGCCCACATGGCGCGCGACGGCCGTACCAACCAGGAGATCGGCAGCGAGCTCTACATCAGTGCCCGCACGGTCGAGTGGCACCTGCGCAAGGTCTTCGGCAAGCTCGGGATCACCTCACGTCGCGAGCTGCGTGACGCGCTCCCGGACCACTAG
- a CDS encoding bacterial proteasome activator family protein, with protein sequence MTQEQTGEVVVIGPDGQPIAVPADVLKDASAPEAAEDEERDVTDLVEQPAKVMRIGSMIRQLLEEVKAAPLDEASRNRLREIHQASIKELESGLAPELVEELERLSLPFAEQQTPSEGELRIAQAQLVGWLEGLFHGIQTAIYAQQVAARAQFEQIRKGLPPGATLSPEGHPAPGQGGPQQPGQHDHGDSSGGLYL encoded by the coding sequence ATGACGCAGGAGCAGACCGGGGAAGTCGTGGTCATCGGACCCGACGGGCAGCCGATCGCGGTGCCCGCCGACGTACTCAAGGACGCCAGCGCGCCGGAGGCAGCCGAGGACGAAGAGCGCGACGTGACCGACCTCGTGGAGCAGCCCGCGAAGGTGATGCGGATCGGATCGATGATCCGCCAGCTGCTCGAGGAGGTAAAGGCCGCCCCGCTCGACGAGGCCTCCCGCAACCGGCTCCGTGAGATCCACCAGGCCTCCATAAAGGAGCTGGAGTCCGGGCTCGCGCCCGAGCTGGTCGAGGAGCTGGAGCGGCTCTCGCTGCCCTTCGCCGAGCAGCAGACCCCGTCCGAGGGCGAGCTGCGGATCGCGCAGGCCCAGCTGGTCGGCTGGCTCGAGGGCCTCTTCCACGGCATCCAGACCGCCATCTACGCCCAGCAGGTCGCCGCACGCGCGCAGTTCGAGCAGATCCGCAAGGGCCTGCCGCCGGGCGCGACCCTGTCCCCCGAGGGCCATCCCGCCCCGGGTCAGGGCGGTCCGCAGCAGCCGGGTCAGCACGACCACGGCGACTCCTCCGGCGGGCTCTACCTCTAG
- a CDS encoding NAD(P)H-quinone oxidoreductase, translated as MRAVVAEQPGGPEVLTVTDRPDPEPGPGEVVIEVAAAGLNRADLLQRQGFYPPPKGASDIIGMECSGVVSAVGEGVDEWQVGDEVCALLAGGGYATKVAVPAGQVMPVPEGVDLVTAAALPEVTTTVWSNVFMVGGLTPDETFLVHGGAGGIGTMAIQLASQIGSRVITTVGSAEKAELAKSLGAEVVINYKDQDFVEVAKVYGGADVILDNMGAKYLARNIDALNPEGRLVIIGMQGGTKAELDINALLRKRAAVIATNLRGRPVEQKARICAEVVERIWPMVEAGEVKAVVQDVLPLAEAAEAHRLMESGTHTGKILLTTGP; from the coding sequence ATGCGAGCCGTCGTAGCCGAGCAGCCCGGAGGGCCCGAGGTCCTCACCGTCACCGACCGTCCCGACCCGGAGCCGGGGCCCGGCGAGGTCGTGATCGAGGTCGCCGCCGCGGGGCTCAACCGGGCCGACCTGCTGCAGCGCCAGGGCTTCTACCCGCCCCCGAAGGGTGCCAGCGACATCATCGGGATGGAGTGCAGCGGGGTCGTCTCCGCGGTCGGCGAGGGCGTCGACGAGTGGCAGGTGGGTGACGAGGTGTGCGCGCTCCTCGCCGGAGGCGGCTACGCGACGAAGGTCGCGGTCCCGGCCGGACAGGTGATGCCGGTGCCCGAGGGCGTCGACCTGGTCACCGCAGCGGCGCTTCCCGAGGTCACCACCACCGTGTGGTCCAACGTGTTCATGGTCGGCGGGCTGACCCCTGACGAGACGTTCCTGGTCCACGGCGGCGCCGGCGGGATCGGCACGATGGCGATCCAGCTCGCCAGCCAGATCGGCTCCCGGGTGATCACGACGGTCGGTTCGGCCGAGAAGGCCGAGCTGGCCAAGTCGCTCGGCGCCGAGGTGGTCATCAACTACAAGGACCAGGACTTCGTCGAGGTCGCCAAGGTCTACGGCGGCGCCGACGTCATCCTCGACAACATGGGCGCGAAATACCTCGCCCGCAACATCGACGCCCTCAACCCCGAGGGCCGGCTGGTCATCATCGGGATGCAGGGCGGCACCAAGGCGGAGCTCGACATCAACGCCCTCCTCCGCAAGCGGGCGGCGGTCATCGCCACCAACCTCCGCGGACGCCCGGTCGAGCAGAAGGCGAGGATCTGCGCCGAGGTCGTCGAGCGCATCTGGCCGATGGTCGAGGCCGGCGAGGTGAAGGCGGTCGTGCAGGACGTACTCCCGCTGGCGGAGGCCGCCGAGGCGCATCGGCTCATGGAGTCCGGCACGCACACCGGCAAGATCCTGCTGACCACCGGACCCTAG